A window from Pseudomonas kribbensis encodes these proteins:
- a CDS encoding Tc toxin subunit A — protein MAKTRLRPAAELYEQLFATHTRRKKYSALHSYLTQGGSIFPLVENGIDGLVKDYRMSREDAQAFLRQASSMAIYIRRLFIEHTLTYTEQQKPGKALKKPASNAVNSLVDGPTFEKLFTPNFIGSCPPSALENLWGPVAYLVELFQWISKRIEPVGEIAPKYLLHERRSDLKELVVDANAVFQPLSAVEIINNALEAFIKKHGTLTDLVEALLTARYPNDLPWFQHWSTLDGVAEHLGMSVGNFAFTVDLLSPYFLQPKAWDANASRALAHSSRLGPYQRTLLTEPRVAHAVRKAFFDENYGCEGVDGYKTLNEVPTFGEQTGLNPTGIEALLSIKASAPRRSVNVKFAGDPPEGPESNRFGSVYINAGASPPVGITEGSDGLQKLTIVPESSASSSDFERFDRLNRKIRLDKWFGLRSFEVDSLLVAAVRAEEQGGLAPDKWWITDNVVHALGLFQLLRENYGCTAMDFAAFIHEMSVYGVGDELSLFDQVFNADGDYRQPLVLDGASFPAIPAVGSSDLTVNQLCNGLQIDWLTYGYLALAIVNAQGVGDNLQRTPAMVTAFYRLVKLARLMSITPIELVLMLTLLGDNDKWLSGLAGVPQIHGQSGETRDVLNIIYAVHDCVSWCKDRQLPVGSMLQMVAQPQVSGTPSEAQLQLFDKVISLLPAARLTNSGLLVDEVPPAPAGDWLDFLRSVADHNGLVRPLGDSEAEYLREARARLNQAVLDGLPAMADEVRASIVEKMLGVLLRAREAQASVVKEALAVFTGLGSERVMGVLAWADTTVFLLLREITAHVGTSGQDGRRERAGDNPLLGRLANVQRLAEVVTQLRLSAAVMREYLDYGYRAWLGQSDKYQFSMSTLYDLTVLGRAFEMSDQSEEELLHYLRTVDQLPANIAGDSLWLAQEAGYILLARFFQWSVAQVRECVHHIDPSDKKILKTLRQLDLLMRIRALAEHSGMDAQTIFRLGDLPANIDKTAYATAAELALLSQSETRVLDRQPPGETEQLIVRTCTVDNSTVVANKPGAKAIYTVTLKDAEGSPLKGVPVFWQATLGTIETLKTDENGVLKAEFIPGKVLGSETPTYWLNLFQPFDAPKIQVVPDPDTLFFPGPLASTIPLGSVPAGAEVQLFAELRDRYQNRGPDQLVNWFARAVSGDGTKPIVIRPAADVSTDQQGLTKVFVHAPEGGTFVFEVRCQSSNENLLFGPITFLPPV, from the coding sequence ATGGCCAAGACCCGCTTGCGTCCAGCCGCAGAACTCTACGAGCAACTGTTTGCTACGCACACGCGCCGCAAAAAATATTCGGCGCTACATTCCTACCTGACGCAAGGCGGTTCGATTTTTCCTTTGGTGGAAAACGGTATCGATGGCCTGGTAAAGGATTATCGGATGAGCCGCGAGGACGCGCAGGCCTTCTTGCGCCAGGCCAGCAGTATGGCGATCTACATCCGGCGCCTGTTCATTGAACACACCTTGACGTATACCGAGCAGCAGAAGCCCGGCAAGGCGTTGAAGAAACCGGCATCGAACGCGGTGAATTCGCTGGTTGACGGGCCCACGTTCGAAAAGCTGTTCACGCCCAACTTCATCGGGTCTTGTCCGCCGAGTGCGCTAGAGAATCTGTGGGGACCGGTGGCTTATCTGGTGGAGTTGTTCCAGTGGATCAGCAAGCGTATAGAGCCCGTCGGCGAAATTGCACCGAAGTACCTGCTGCACGAACGGCGCAGTGACTTGAAGGAGCTGGTGGTCGACGCCAATGCGGTTTTCCAGCCGTTATCTGCCGTCGAAATCATCAACAATGCGCTGGAGGCGTTCATCAAAAAACACGGAACGCTGACAGATCTGGTGGAAGCCTTGCTGACGGCGCGCTACCCCAATGACCTGCCCTGGTTTCAGCATTGGAGCACCCTCGATGGGGTTGCAGAACATCTGGGCATGTCGGTAGGCAACTTTGCGTTCACGGTCGATTTGCTGTCTCCCTACTTTTTGCAACCCAAGGCCTGGGATGCGAACGCCAGCCGCGCCTTGGCCCACTCTTCACGCCTGGGGCCGTACCAGAGAACCTTGTTGACCGAGCCTCGGGTGGCCCATGCGGTCCGGAAAGCATTCTTTGACGAAAACTACGGTTGCGAAGGTGTCGACGGTTACAAGACTCTCAATGAAGTGCCGACATTCGGCGAGCAGACCGGCTTGAACCCCACCGGTATCGAGGCGCTTTTATCAATTAAAGCTTCCGCACCGCGGCGTTCCGTGAATGTGAAGTTCGCTGGAGATCCGCCAGAGGGTCCGGAAAGCAATCGCTTCGGATCGGTTTACATCAATGCTGGAGCGAGTCCTCCGGTTGGTATCACCGAGGGAAGCGATGGTTTGCAAAAACTGACAATCGTGCCCGAGTCGTCAGCATCGAGCTCAGACTTTGAGCGCTTCGACCGACTGAACCGCAAGATACGCCTCGACAAATGGTTCGGCCTGCGCAGTTTTGAGGTGGACTCATTACTGGTCGCCGCGGTTCGCGCAGAAGAGCAGGGCGGACTGGCGCCAGACAAGTGGTGGATCACCGACAACGTGGTGCATGCGCTGGGACTCTTCCAGCTATTGCGTGAGAACTATGGCTGTACAGCGATGGATTTCGCCGCTTTCATCCACGAAATGTCGGTCTACGGTGTCGGCGACGAGCTCTCGCTGTTTGATCAGGTCTTCAATGCCGACGGCGACTATCGTCAGCCCTTGGTGCTCGACGGTGCGAGCTTCCCGGCGATTCCCGCAGTGGGTAGCAGCGATCTGACCGTCAACCAGTTGTGCAATGGTCTGCAGATCGATTGGCTGACATATGGTTACCTGGCCCTCGCCATCGTCAATGCCCAAGGAGTTGGCGACAATCTGCAGCGCACGCCGGCAATGGTTACAGCTTTTTACCGGTTGGTGAAGCTGGCACGCTTGATGAGCATCACACCGATCGAGCTTGTCCTGATGCTGACTTTGTTGGGGGACAACGATAAATGGCTCAGCGGGCTGGCGGGTGTGCCTCAAATCCATGGCCAGTCAGGCGAAACGCGCGATGTATTGAACATCATCTATGCCGTGCATGACTGCGTCAGCTGGTGCAAGGATCGGCAGTTGCCGGTGGGGAGCATGCTGCAAATGGTGGCGCAGCCGCAGGTGAGCGGTACCCCCTCCGAGGCGCAACTGCAACTGTTCGACAAGGTGATCAGTCTGCTACCGGCGGCTCGCCTGACTAACTCCGGATTGCTGGTGGATGAAGTGCCGCCAGCGCCTGCGGGCGACTGGCTTGATTTTTTGCGCTCGGTGGCGGATCACAATGGTTTGGTCCGCCCGCTCGGCGACAGTGAAGCGGAATACCTGAGGGAAGCACGCGCGAGGCTCAACCAGGCAGTGCTGGATGGGCTCCCGGCAATGGCCGACGAAGTGCGAGCCTCCATCGTAGAAAAAATGCTCGGTGTTCTGCTGCGAGCCAGAGAGGCACAGGCCTCAGTGGTCAAGGAGGCATTGGCGGTATTCACTGGTCTGGGCTCCGAACGCGTAATGGGCGTTCTTGCCTGGGCCGACACAACGGTCTTTCTACTGTTGCGCGAGATCACCGCCCACGTTGGCACGAGTGGGCAGGACGGTCGACGCGAGCGCGCTGGCGACAATCCCCTGCTCGGCAGGTTGGCCAATGTACAACGCCTTGCCGAGGTTGTGACACAACTGCGCCTGAGCGCCGCAGTGATGCGCGAGTATCTGGATTACGGTTACAGGGCCTGGCTCGGCCAGTCTGACAAGTACCAGTTCTCGATGAGCACGCTGTATGACCTGACGGTGCTCGGCCGAGCGTTCGAGATGAGCGATCAGTCGGAGGAAGAACTGCTGCACTACCTGCGTACCGTCGACCAGCTGCCAGCCAATATCGCCGGCGATTCGTTGTGGCTGGCCCAAGAGGCAGGCTACATCCTGCTGGCGAGGTTCTTCCAGTGGAGCGTTGCGCAGGTGCGCGAGTGCGTCCATCACATCGATCCATCCGACAAAAAAATCTTGAAAACCCTGCGCCAACTGGATCTGTTGATGCGTATTCGCGCACTGGCGGAGCACAGCGGTATGGATGCCCAGACGATTTTCCGGCTGGGCGACTTGCCTGCGAACATTGACAAGACAGCCTACGCTACCGCCGCCGAGCTTGCCCTGCTGAGCCAGTCCGAGACGCGCGTACTGGATCGGCAGCCTCCCGGCGAAACAGAGCAACTGATTGTTCGCACATGCACCGTGGACAACAGTACCGTCGTGGCAAACAAACCAGGCGCGAAAGCCATTTACACGGTGACGCTCAAGGATGCCGAAGGATCGCCGCTGAAAGGTGTTCCGGTTTTCTGGCAAGCCACTCTCGGCACCATCGAGACCTTGAAAACCGATGAAAACGGTGTGCTCAAGGCCGAGTTCATTCCAGGCAAGGTGCTGGGGAGCGAAACGCCGACTTATTGGCTGAATCTGTTCCAGCCATTTGATGCGCCTAAAATACAGGTTGTTCCTGACCCGGACACGCTGTTTTTCCCTGGCCCGTTGGCCTCGACCATACCTCTGGGCAGCGTACCCGCTGGCGCAGAGGTGCAGTTGTTTGCCGAGCTACGGGACAGATACCAGAACCGCGGGCCAGACCAACTGGTCAACTGGTTCGCTCGAGCTGTCTCTGGGGATGGAACCAAGCCGATCGTTATCCGGCCAGCCGCAGACGTGTCTACCGATCAACAAGGCCTGACAAAAGTATTCGTCCATGCACCTGAAGGCGGAACGTTCGTGTTTGAAGTGCGCTGCCAGTCCAGTAATGAAAACCTTCTTTTCGGACCCATCACGTTCCTGCCGCCGGTGTGA